The region ACTAACTAATACTAAGTTAACATTTCGACCTTTTTCAAGCTGTTTATAGCATACATATGTTAATGCAAGTGGTAAAACACCAGGCAAGATTTGATCTAAAATATTTTGTAGTGCAACACTTGCTCCACCTAAGTTGACTACAAATGGTGTACTGAAGTTTACCATTGAGAAAGTCATTGCTCCTACAACCATTAATCCTACAATAGTTGCTGCTTTAGAAATCTTATTCATAATACCGCTTTCATAAGCATTTTTCAAAAACTTTGCACCTAATTTAAAACCTAAGAATGTTCCGAAATAACGTACTATTAAATGAGGAATATTGAAAAGTAGTAAGAAAATCAATGGAGCTAAAAGGCTACCTTGTTGAGCCAATTGAACACCAACACCTGCTGCTATAATTCTAAAAGTTCCCCAGAAAAATGAATCACCTACACCAGCCATTGGACCCATCAAACCAACTTTAATTGCGTTTATAGAAGATGGTTCAACATTTCCTTTTTCGGCGTTTTGTTTTTCCATAGCAGCAGCCATACCCATTATAAATGAAGAAACATGAGGTGTTGTATTAAACAATGCCATATGTCTCTTTAAAGCTTCTGCTTTTTTCTCTTTTGATTTATAATATTTATTGATTACAGGAATCATAGAATATGCAAAACCTAAAGCCTGCATTTTTTCATAGTTAAATGAACACTCAAGTGTAAAAGATCTTTTAAAAACTTTGTTTAATAGTTTTTTATCCTCAGTTGACATATCTTTTTCTTTATTAATACTAGTCATCAAAAAGTACCTCCTCTTCAGCGTCTACAATCGTTTGTTTAACAGGTTCTTTCTGTACTAAAAACATTAGAATAACTGCAACGATGATACCTAAAATTGCAACAGCCATAATAGGTAATTTGAAATAAGCAGCTAAAATGAATCCTAAGAAATAAAATACTGCAAATTGTTTTGATATCAACATTTTAGCTAGCAAAGCAATTCCTACAGCTGGTAATAAACCTGCTGAAGCTTTCATTCCGTCTAGTATTACAGCTGGAATACTATCTACAAATACTTTCATGGCATCAGCACCAATTAGTATTGATACAAAAGCAATACTAAACATTGTTATTAACATTAGAGAGTATGCAATCCAGTGGATTCTCTCCATTCCCTTTGTATCACCTGCTTCTGCATAGGCTAAAGCTTTTGGCATAAAGCTTGCTCTTAAAATATTGATTCCAATTTTAGCAGCCTGTGATAACATAGCTATAGGTAAAGCTAATGCTAAAGCGATTTCAGGACCACTATTTGTTAAAATTGCAAAAGCTGTTCCAAGTACACTTCCTGTTACTGTGTCTGGTGGTGTAGCTGCACCGATTGTAACAACTCCCATGAAAACAAGTTCCAAAGTTGCTCCAATCATGATACCTGCTTGTAAATCGCCTAATACTAAACCTACTAAAGGTGCTAGTACAATTGGACGATTGATCATAATTCCACCAAATAAATAATCACAATAACCAAATACATTAATAAGACCAATCAAAAAGGCATTAAACATGATTTATTCCCTCCTATTATTTAACCAAGATTATTCATACAAATTAAATATAATATCATATTATTTAAAGTTATATAAAAATCAGGGTTTATTTTAATAATTCATGGATATACTTTTTACTATCAGTAGGAACTTGTCTTAGTTCTACTTCTCGTCCCATTTCTGATAATTGATTAAATATTTGAATATCTTCATCGCTAACAAAAACTGCTCTTGTTAACATTTGTTTACCTTCTTCTTTTTTAATTCCTCCAACATTAATATGTTGTATTAAATCAGTTTTTTCAGCTAGTCTTAGTGCATCTTTTGCTGTTCTTACTACGACGAATAGTGACATATCTTGAGTTTTTGGATGTTCTATCAATTTAACAGCATCATCAATTGAACGTATTGCCAATTTAACTTCTGGTGGTGCTGCCATTTTGATACTCATTTTTATTAAATCATCCTTGACTACATCATCATTTGCTACAACAATTGCTTCTACACCTAAAGATTTTGTCCACGCAAAGGCAACTTGTCCATGCAAAAGACGATCGTCAATTCTTAACAATTTAACCATTCATCTTCATCTCCTTTGTTTTTATTTTGTTCAAATTGATCATTTGTAAAAGCGATGCTTTTTTTTACATCCTCTACAATGTTTCTTATTTTTTCGGGAGCTGATTCTTCATCTCCCATTGAAAACAATTCTAAAACCATTAACAAATTCATTCCAGTAACCAGATATACATGATCTAGTTTAACTAATTGAGATAATGCTTGTTGAACACTTCCTCCCATGATATCAGTTGCAATAATGAAATCGTCATTTGGTGATGCTAAAATCATCTTTTTTATTTCATCAGCTATATCCTGAGGATGTTCTCCTTGTTTTAGAGAAAAAACGCTAACATTTTCTTGTTTTCCAATAATCATCTGGGCTGAGTCTAAAATCCCTGCTGCCAAATTCCCATGTGATGCTAAAATAAATTTTTTCATATCTGCCCTCCTTTGTTTACTATTTTTTCTCTGCTTTATATAAGAGCAAAAAATATGCCAAATAATCTGGCGATTACTTGGCATTCATAGAATTTTTATTAGAAAGTTCTTAAATATCACATTCATTAGATATAATATCATATATATAACCAATTTCTGCTTCGGGAATTTCGACACTATAAACTTTTTCAATGACACTAAAACTATTTTTAACTATTTGCATAAAGTCTTTATGTTCTTTTATGAATGATTCTATATTATAATATGTCTTAATAGGATTTTTCATTATAAGCCTTTCAATTAAACAGCTCAAGTGTACATATAAACCAATAAATATTTTATTACTTAGTTTTTGCTCTAATGCAATTTGTAGTTTATTTAAAGCATCTTCTATATAATCTAAAATTTTATCAGCGTTTAGAATAGTTAAATGATTGAGTACATTTTGTAGAGAAAAATTCTTTACAATGTTATTATTAATAATTTCAAGCTCTTCTTCGCTTAAATATTCAATTAAAGATTTTTTTAGCACATCAATACCTTTACCAGAGATGATATCTTCTATTGCGACAAAGGTTGAACCTTCAATATCAGGATTTAGTGTTCCTAATATTAAATCAACATCATATTTTTTAAAAACCTCATCATTTTTTTTATTTCTCGATAATCTTTCATAATCATAAGCAATAATGTCTAAATCAACCTTAGATGGAATACTCGTTTTAAGTAGTTCTGAAAATTTCTCTGCTGTTCCAATTCCAGTTGCACACACTGTTATAATTGCTTTCTTTTTATTCTTAGGGCGGATTATTCTATAAGTAGAATAAATATTTTCACTGGATTCTTTTAAGATGCTTTCCATTTCCTTACCTTGTACAATTTTAGAGCCTATATCCAGTGCTAATTTTGTAGTGATATTATTTATTATTCCGATTGTACGGTCTTCAAAGCTTTCTAAGCCTTTGTAAATATCTTTGAGTGAACCCATGTCAACTAATAAGATGACCTCTTTAAAAGTATGCATACGATTTAGATAGCGTTTCAACCTAAAAAGAATTGTTTCAGTCGATACGTCTAGGGGCATATCGATTGCTTCGTATACATATTGCCCGATTAATTTGTTTGCTGCATCAGCAATACTACTCGCAGTTGAATAACCATGGCTTAATATAATACCCAGAATTTTGTTAGTGTTTTTATTTTTATGAATAGACTTGATATTAAGAATAAAAATAACTATATCCATTGTATCAAGTTCAACATCCAGATTTTTATTAATAAAATCCACCAATTCCATTGTCATAATATATTCTTTTTGAAAATTTATTTGTAAATAGTTAAAAATTCTTGTTATTTCTTTTCTTTCAAAATGCTTGTTGACTTTTAGATACGATTTTATATGATCGTATTCTAAAATGTATTGTGATAAAATTAAAATCATATTATTTTGCATTTTCAAACCGTATTTGTTCTCTAACATATTAAAAATATTATTGAGTAAATGTATGATAATATCCAATTTAGCATTAAGATTTCTGTTTTTATTTCTAAAGATAAGGTAATCATAATAATTATCCACATAACCTAAACTTTTTTGTGTAAATGTATCGATATCGATTTTTTCCTCGTAAAAATTATCAAAGCAAGTGATGATTTTACCATATAAATTTATTAACCGATTGCAGCGTGTTTGATCGAAATAGAGAGTATTTTCTTGACTAATAACTATCATATCTTTAACATCTTCTAAAGCATTTATTTCTATATTTTTTGCAAAAATATTTCCATACAAATTATAAGGTAAATGATTCATGTGAATTGATAAATGCTCTGTTTGCTGGTCTTGTTTCATATAAGCATTAGCACAAGTATGCTTTATACAATTTTTTAATTCCCCTACATTACCTGAAAAGCTTACTTTTAATAAAACATTATAAGCTTGTTTACTTATTATAATTGTTTTACCGATACGTTGTGACTCTACCTGTAAAAAATGATAAACCATATGTTGACGTTCTTCTCCTGAACGTTCTTCTAAAGCAGGAATTTGAACAACAATAGGAATTCTTCGCATAAGAGTTTTAAGAAGTGCTTCTTCGGGATTTTTAGTAGTTGCAAAAATAATTCTAACCTTAGAAGTATGCCAAGTTTTATTGTCTCCTAATTTTCTGAATTTTGCTTTATCCATAAAAAGAAAAAGTTTTTCCTGCCCATTAGAGCTTAAACAATGTACTTCATCTAGAAATAAAAAGCCGCCGTTTGACTCTTCTATTAGTCCTACTTTATCTGTATCTGCTCCTGTAAATGCACCTTTAACATAGCCAAATAAATTAGCTGTCAATAGTTCAGGATTATCAGCAAATTCAGCACAATTTAAAACTACAAATGGATGATTAGTATCTATTATCTTATTATCAACAGCATATTCGTACATCAAATGTGCTAAAAAACTTTTCCCAACACCTGTTGGACCGTTGATTAAAACAGGTAAGCCATCGGTAGGGTATTTAATAGCAGCTTTAAGTTGTTCTATAGGATAATATAAACTATCTTGAAATCCTATAGCTTTTTGAAAATTATTTAAAGGTTTTTTTACTTCTATCAAAAATTTTTTTAGTTCATCTATGTTATCAAAATTAGTTGTCTTAAAAGAAACTGAATACTTAGTTTCTAAACATTCCTTATGAAAAAAATAAACCGGTCTAGAATGTGTCTTGATAACTTTTCCTAATTGAACATATTCGTTGAGGTATTGGCTAATTGTATTACGGCTTAAATTAAATTGTTTACTGATATAATTGGCGGTAAATTTTTCTTTACCATCAAA is a window of Abyssisolibacter fermentans DNA encoding:
- a CDS encoding PTS system mannose/fructose/sorbose family transporter subunit IID gives rise to the protein MTSINKEKDMSTEDKKLLNKVFKRSFTLECSFNYEKMQALGFAYSMIPVINKYYKSKEKKAEALKRHMALFNTTPHVSSFIMGMAAAMEKQNAEKGNVEPSSINAIKVGLMGPMAGVGDSFFWGTFRIIAAGVGVQLAQQGSLLAPLIFLLLFNIPHLIVRYFGTFLGFKLGAKFLKNAYESGIMNKISKAATIVGLMVVGAMTFSMVNFSTPFVVNLGGASVALQNILDQILPGVLPLALTYVCYKQLEKGRNVNLVLVSLLVLGVLGKFIGIV
- a CDS encoding PTS sugar transporter subunit IIA; amino-acid sequence: MKKFILASHGNLAAGILDSAQMIIGKQENVSVFSLKQGEHPQDIADEIKKMILASPNDDFIIATDIMGGSVQQALSQLVKLDHVYLVTGMNLLMVLELFSMGDEESAPEKIRNIVEDVKKSIAFTNDQFEQNKNKGDEDEWLNC
- a CDS encoding PTS sugar transporter subunit IIB, which encodes MVKLLRIDDRLLHGQVAFAWTKSLGVEAIVVANDDVVKDDLIKMSIKMAAPPEVKLAIRSIDDAVKLIEHPKTQDMSLFVVVRTAKDALRLAEKTDLIQHINVGGIKKEEGKQMLTRAVFVSDEDIQIFNQLSEMGREVELRQVPTDSKKYIHELLK
- a CDS encoding PTS mannose/fructose/sorbose/N-acetylgalactosamine transporter subunit IIC, yielding MFNAFLIGLINVFGYCDYLFGGIMINRPIVLAPLVGLVLGDLQAGIMIGATLELVFMGVVTIGAATPPDTVTGSVLGTAFAILTNSGPEIALALALPIAMLSQAAKIGINILRASFMPKALAYAEAGDTKGMERIHWIAYSLMLITMFSIAFVSILIGADAMKVFVDSIPAVILDGMKASAGLLPAVGIALLAKMLISKQFAVFYFLGFILAAYFKLPIMAVAILGIIVAVILMFLVQKEPVKQTIVDAEEEVLFDD
- a CDS encoding sigma 54-interacting transcriptional regulator, translated to MKKSSILEYLYKITETFDFDGKEKFTANYISKQFNLSRNTISQYLNEYVQLGKVIKTHSRPVYFFHKECLETKYSVSFKTTNFDNIDELKKFLIEVKKPLNNFQKAIGFQDSLYYPIEQLKAAIKYPTDGLPVLINGPTGVGKSFLAHLMYEYAVDNKIIDTNHPFVVLNCAEFADNPELLTANLFGYVKGAFTGADTDKVGLIEESNGGFLFLDEVHCLSSNGQEKLFLFMDKAKFRKLGDNKTWHTSKVRIIFATTKNPEEALLKTLMRRIPIVVQIPALEERSGEERQHMVYHFLQVESQRIGKTIIISKQAYNVLLKVSFSGNVGELKNCIKHTCANAYMKQDQQTEHLSIHMNHLPYNLYGNIFAKNIEINALEDVKDMIVISQENTLYFDQTRCNRLINLYGKIITCFDNFYEEKIDIDTFTQKSLGYVDNYYDYLIFRNKNRNLNAKLDIIIHLLNNIFNMLENKYGLKMQNNMILILSQYILEYDHIKSYLKVNKHFERKEITRIFNYLQINFQKEYIMTMELVDFINKNLDVELDTMDIVIFILNIKSIHKNKNTNKILGIILSHGYSTASSIADAANKLIGQYVYEAIDMPLDVSTETILFRLKRYLNRMHTFKEVILLVDMGSLKDIYKGLESFEDRTIGIINNITTKLALDIGSKIVQGKEMESILKESSENIYSTYRIIRPKNKKKAIITVCATGIGTAEKFSELLKTSIPSKVDLDIIAYDYERLSRNKKNDEVFKKYDVDLILGTLNPDIEGSTFVAIEDIISGKGIDVLKKSLIEYLSEEELEIINNNIVKNFSLQNVLNHLTILNADKILDYIEDALNKLQIALEQKLSNKIFIGLYVHLSCLIERLIMKNPIKTYYNIESFIKEHKDFMQIVKNSFSVIEKVYSVEIPEAEIGYIYDIISNECDI